The following coding sequences are from one Gammaproteobacteria bacterium window:
- the folA gene encoding type 3 dihydrofolate reductase, producing MAAIAENRVIGVRNTLPWHLPADLKYFRRLTVGHPIILGRRNYESIGRPLPERTNIVITRRTDYSAPGCRVVHTLEAALAAANGTSEIFIVGGAEVYAQTLAQADRLYLTFVHAVVPGDTFFPEFDLREWRELAREYHAADEKHAHAFSFVTLERLRPK from the coding sequence ATCGCCGCCATTGCCGAGAACCGTGTTATCGGTGTGCGCAACACGCTACCGTGGCACTTGCCGGCAGATCTTAAGTATTTTCGCCGACTGACCGTCGGCCATCCCATCATCCTCGGACGACGCAACTACGAATCGATCGGCCGACCGCTGCCGGAACGCACCAACATCGTCATCACCCGCCGCACCGACTACTCCGCTCCCGGTTGCCGCGTGGTGCATACGCTAGAAGCTGCGCTCGCGGCCGCCAACGGCACGAGCGAGATCTTTATCGTCGGCGGCGCCGAGGTTTATGCACAAACACTGGCACAGGCCGACCGGCTTTATCTGACATTCGTTCACGCCGTTGTTCCCGGTGATACCTTCTTTCCCGAATTCGATTTGCGTGAATGGCGCGAGCTTGCACGTGAATATCACGCGGCTGACGAGAAGCACGCGCACGCGTTTAGTTTCGTAACGCTTGAGCGGTTGCGTCCAAAGTGA
- the leuD gene encoding 3-isopropylmalate dehydratase small subunit, whose product MQKFEKMTGLTAPIDRPNVDTDAIIPKQYLKSIKRTGFGPTLFDDWRYLDPGEPGMDHSKRRINPEFVLNQPRYQGAEILLARDNFGCGSSREHAPWALLDYGFRAVIAPSYADIFYNNSFKNGFLPIVLEGDAVERLFRETQATPGYRLTIDLAAQSVVLADGTVYHFEIDAFRKHCLLHGLDDIGLTLEHVDDIRAYEARRAKEAPWLFSEK is encoded by the coding sequence ATGCAAAAGTTTGAAAAAATGACCGGCCTTACTGCGCCGATCGACCGGCCGAATGTCGATACCGACGCCATCATCCCGAAGCAGTATCTAAAGTCGATCAAGCGCACCGGTTTCGGTCCGACGTTGTTCGACGATTGGCGTTATCTCGATCCGGGTGAACCCGGCATGGATCACAGCAAACGGCGGATTAATCCTGAATTCGTGCTAAATCAGCCGCGTTACCAGGGAGCAGAGATTTTGCTGGCGCGCGATAACTTTGGTTGCGGCTCGTCGCGTGAGCATGCGCCATGGGCATTGCTCGATTATGGGTTCCGCGCGGTGATCGCTCCGAGCTACGCCGACATCTTCTACAACAACAGCTTCAAGAACGGCTTTCTGCCGATCGTGCTTGAAGGCGATGCGGTCGAGCGTTTGTTCCGTGAAACGCAGGCAACGCCGGGCTACCGGTTGACGATAGATCTCGCCGCGCAGAGCGTGGTGCTGGCGGATGGCACAGTTTATCACTTCGAGATCGATGCGTTCCGTAAGCATTGCCTGTTGCACGGCCTCGACGACATCGGCCTCACGCTCGAACATGTCGACGATATTCGTGCCTACGAGGCACGGCGTGCCAAAGAAGCACCGTGGCTCTTTAGCGAGAAATAA
- the asd gene encoding aspartate-semialdehyde dehydrogenase, translating into MKRVGLVGWRGMVGSVLMGRMQAERDFDHIEPVFFTTSQVGAKGPSIGKDVPPLKDAKSIDDLKAMDIIISCQGGDYTTEIFPKLRAAGWKGYWIDAASTLRMADDAVIILDPVNLDVIHSAIKSGVKNYIGGNCTVSLMLMALGGLFEHGLIEWLTSMTYQAASGAGAQNMRELLQQMGEVHLAAKTLLDDPNSAILDIDREVAGTLRDDRFPTANFGVPLAGSLIPWIDKDLGNGQSREEWKGMAETNKILGSKRPIAVDGVCVRIGAMRCHSQALTIKLTRDVPLDEINGMLAAANDWVKVVPNKRDITIKELTPAAVTGTLAVPIGRLRKLPMGGEYLSAFTVGDQLLWGAAEPLRRMLRILLQG; encoded by the coding sequence ATGAAGCGGGTAGGGTTAGTTGGTTGGCGCGGTATGGTCGGCTCGGTATTGATGGGCCGGATGCAGGCGGAGCGGGATTTCGATCATATCGAGCCGGTGTTCTTCACTACCTCACAGGTGGGCGCCAAGGGTCCGTCGATCGGTAAGGATGTGCCGCCGCTAAAAGACGCGAAAAGTATCGACGACCTGAAGGCGATGGACATCATCATTTCTTGCCAAGGCGGCGACTACACGACCGAGATCTTCCCGAAGTTGCGTGCCGCCGGCTGGAAAGGCTATTGGATCGATGCCGCCTCGACGTTGCGCATGGCCGATGACGCCGTGATTATCCTTGATCCGGTCAACCTCGATGTGATCCACAGCGCCATCAAGAGCGGCGTGAAGAACTACATCGGCGGTAACTGCACGGTGTCGTTAATGTTGATGGCGCTCGGCGGATTGTTCGAGCACGGGCTGATCGAATGGTTGACGTCGATGACTTACCAAGCCGCATCCGGCGCCGGCGCGCAAAACATGCGCGAGCTACTGCAGCAGATGGGCGAGGTGCATCTGGCGGCAAAGACGCTGTTGGACGACCCGAACTCGGCGATCCTCGATATCGACCGCGAAGTCGCCGGAACACTGCGTGACGATCGTTTTCCCACGGCCAATTTCGGCGTGCCGCTCGCCGGCAGCTTGATCCCGTGGATCGACAAAGACCTTGGTAACGGTCAGAGCCGCGAAGAATGGAAAGGCATGGCGGAGACCAACAAGATCCTCGGTAGCAAGCGCCCAATCGCCGTGGACGGCGTGTGTGTCCGCATCGGCGCCATGCGTTGTCACAGCCAAGCGCTGACGATTAAGCTCACCAGGGATGTGCCGCTCGACGAGATCAACGGTATGCTCGCCGCGGCGAACGATTGGGTGAAGGTCGTTCCGAACAAGCGCGACATCACCATCAAAGAACTAACCCCAGCCGCCGTTACCGGTACGCTCGCGGTACCGATCGGACGGCTGCGCAAACTGCCCATGGGCGGTGAATATCTCAGCGCCTTCACCGTCGGCGATCAGCTTCTCTGGGGCGCTGCCGAGCCATTGCGGCGTATGCTGCGTATACTGCTTCAGGGTTAA
- a CDS encoding LysR family transcriptional regulator, giving the protein MDIVALQVFRAVAETGSFSIAAERVFLTQPAVSKRIAALEQALNTRLFDRIGRRAHLTEAGRALLERSRVILNELEDAKRSLANLSGKIGGELSLATSHHIGLHRIPAALKRFHARYPSVHLDLRFMDSEEACNGVSRGELELAVVTLPPTPLPQLRVERIWEDALDIVVASNHPLATLREVNVRALIDHPAILPGPGTYTREIILKALGPARTKIRVGMTTNYLEVLKMLASIGLGWSALPRTMIDASLKVVQIKNMRIRRTLGLVTHAKRTLSNAGEAMVQMIREAG; this is encoded by the coding sequence ATGGATATTGTCGCCCTCCAAGTCTTCCGCGCGGTCGCCGAAACCGGCTCATTCTCCATAGCCGCCGAGCGCGTATTCCTCACCCAACCGGCCGTCAGCAAGCGCATCGCCGCGCTAGAACAAGCGCTAAATACCCGCTTGTTCGATCGCATCGGCCGTCGCGCCCACCTGACCGAAGCCGGCCGCGCCCTACTCGAACGCTCGCGCGTTATCCTAAACGAGCTCGAAGACGCCAAACGCTCGCTCGCCAATCTCTCCGGCAAAATCGGCGGCGAGCTATCGCTCGCCACCAGCCATCACATCGGCTTGCATCGCATCCCGGCAGCGCTCAAACGGTTTCATGCGCGCTATCCCAGCGTTCACCTCGACCTGCGCTTCATGGATTCGGAGGAAGCTTGCAACGGCGTTAGTCGCGGCGAGCTCGAGCTCGCCGTCGTCACACTACCGCCGACACCGTTGCCGCAATTGCGCGTGGAACGTATTTGGGAAGACGCGCTCGATATTGTGGTCGCATCGAATCACCCGCTCGCAACATTACGCGAGGTAAACGTGCGCGCGCTAATCGATCATCCGGCGATTCTACCGGGGCCGGGCACCTACACGCGCGAAATTATTCTGAAAGCACTCGGTCCGGCGCGCACGAAGATTCGTGTGGGCATGACGACAAACTATCTCGAAGTGTTGAAGATGCTCGCATCCATCGGTCTCGGCTGGAGCGCACTTCCGCGGACAATGATTGACGCGAGCCTAAAAGTGGTCCAGATTAAAAACATGAGGATTCGACGCACGCTCGGTCTCGTTACCCACGCGAAGCGCACGTTGTCGAATGCCGGCGAAGCCATGGTGCAAATGATTCGAGAAGCGGGATGA
- a CDS encoding MFS transporter gives MNKTYLRLSSFYLFYFAALGVLAPYWSLYLQSLGFGPVAIGQLMAVLMFSRIVAPNVWGWLADHRERRMQVVRWSTLCAWLSFAAIFFGSGFWWIALVMLVFSFFWHASLPLLEVTTMNQVGRCAGAYGRVRLWGSLGFIVTVVGLGVVIDYYGPTWVPPALFALMISIWLTSLSLPEAAAPPATEAPTPLRQALLRPEVLAFLIAGVLMQVSHGPYYTFYSIYLTDFGYDETLVGVLWALGVVCEIGVFLLMQRLLQRVELRVVLLASFLLATLRWLLIGYFPQWLSVLVFAQTLHAATFGAFHATAIQFVHRFFTGRHQHRGQALYGSISFGLGGAVGSLYSGYAWGSVGPSGSFAIAAAAALAAFVVAWIGLKPKS, from the coding sequence TTGAATAAAACCTACCTACGGTTATCCAGCTTTTATCTCTTCTACTTCGCCGCACTGGGTGTGCTCGCGCCGTATTGGAGCCTTTATCTCCAGTCGCTCGGCTTCGGGCCGGTGGCGATCGGTCAACTGATGGCGGTTCTTATGTTCTCGCGCATCGTTGCACCGAACGTGTGGGGTTGGTTGGCGGATCATCGTGAGCGGCGCATGCAGGTGGTGCGTTGGTCGACGTTGTGCGCCTGGCTTTCGTTCGCCGCGATTTTTTTCGGCAGTGGTTTTTGGTGGATTGCGTTGGTCATGCTGGTGTTCAGTTTCTTCTGGCACGCGTCGTTACCGTTGCTGGAAGTGACGACGATGAATCAAGTCGGTCGATGCGCCGGCGCGTATGGACGCGTTCGCTTGTGGGGATCGCTCGGTTTCATCGTCACCGTCGTCGGGCTGGGCGTGGTGATCGATTACTACGGACCGACGTGGGTACCGCCGGCGCTGTTCGCATTGATGATCAGTATCTGGTTAACGAGCTTATCGCTGCCTGAAGCCGCCGCGCCGCCGGCGACGGAGGCGCCGACGCCGTTGCGGCAGGCGTTGCTACGGCCGGAAGTGCTCGCCTTTCTAATCGCTGGCGTGCTCATGCAGGTCAGTCATGGGCCGTACTACACGTTCTATTCGATTTATCTCACCGATTTCGGTTACGACGAAACGCTCGTCGGCGTCTTGTGGGCGTTGGGTGTGGTTTGCGAGATCGGCGTGTTTTTGCTGATGCAGCGTTTGTTACAGCGCGTCGAGCTGCGCGTCGTGTTGTTGGCGAGTTTTCTGCTGGCGACGTTGCGTTGGTTGTTGATCGGTTACTTTCCGCAGTGGCTCAGCGTGCTCGTTTTCGCGCAAACGCTGCATGCCGCGACCTTCGGCGCGTTTCACGCAACCGCTATTCAGTTCGTGCATCGCTTTTTTACCGGCCGTCATCAGCATCGCGGCCAAGCGTTGTACGGTAGTATCAGTTTCGGCTTGGGTGGGGCGGTCGGCAGTCTTTACAGCGGCTACGCTTGGGGCAGTGTCGGGCCGAGTGGTTCGTTTGCGATTGCCGCTGCCGCGGCATTGGCGGCATTCGTCGTGGCGTGGATCGGGCTTAAGCCCAAGTCTTGA
- the leuB gene encoding 3-isopropylmalate dehydrogenase — protein sequence MTQKIAILPGDGIGPEVVAEAVKVLEHLRRDGLSIELETAPVGGTAYDLHQCPLPEATLKLAQQADAVLLGAVGGPKYDTLPRDVRPERALLALRSELKLFANLRPAILYPQLASASSLKPEIVAGLDILIVRELTGDIYFGEPRGVRTLTNGERQGFNTMVYAEHEVERVARVAFDAARKRGKKLCSVEKANVLEASGLWREVVERVARDYSDIALSHMYVDNAAMQLVRAPKSFDVIVTGNLFGDILSDEAAMLTGSIGMLPSASLDAANKGMYEPIHGSAPDIAGKGIANPLATILSVAMMLRYTLGQPVLAERVERAVSKALDRGLRTGDIYTDGMQRVGAAQMGEAVVAGLM from the coding sequence ATGACTCAGAAGATTGCGATATTGCCGGGCGATGGGATTGGCCCGGAGGTAGTGGCGGAAGCGGTGAAAGTGCTGGAGCATCTACGGCGCGACGGCTTGTCGATCGAGCTCGAAACCGCGCCGGTCGGCGGAACGGCATACGATCTGCACCAATGCCCGTTACCCGAAGCGACGCTGAAACTGGCACAGCAGGCCGATGCGGTACTGCTCGGTGCCGTCGGTGGGCCGAAATACGACACCTTGCCACGTGACGTCCGACCGGAGCGGGCGCTACTCGCGCTTCGTTCGGAGCTCAAGCTGTTCGCCAATTTGCGGCCGGCGATTCTGTATCCGCAATTGGCGTCGGCGTCGTCGCTCAAACCCGAAATTGTCGCCGGGTTGGATATCCTGATCGTGCGCGAATTGACCGGTGATATTTATTTCGGTGAACCGCGTGGTGTGCGCACCCTCACCAACGGTGAGCGTCAGGGCTTCAATACCATGGTTTATGCCGAGCATGAGGTCGAGCGTGTCGCGCGGGTGGCGTTCGACGCCGCCCGCAAGCGTGGCAAGAAACTGTGTTCGGTGGAAAAGGCCAATGTGCTCGAAGCGTCGGGGTTGTGGCGTGAGGTGGTCGAGCGTGTTGCCCGGGATTATTCGGACATAGCCCTATCGCACATGTATGTCGACAATGCAGCGATGCAGCTAGTACGCGCGCCTAAGTCGTTCGATGTCATCGTCACCGGCAACTTGTTCGGCGACATTCTATCGGACGAGGCTGCCATGTTGACCGGCTCTATCGGTATGCTGCCATCGGCGTCGCTCGATGCTGCCAACAAGGGCATGTACGAGCCGATCCACGGTTCAGCGCCGGATATCGCCGGCAAAGGGATCGCCAACCCGTTGGCGACGATCTTGTCGGTAGCGATGATGTTGCGTTACACGTTGGGTCAGCCGGTGCTGGCCGAGCGCGTTGAGCGTGCCGTGTCGAAGGCGCTCGACCGCGGTTTGCGCACCGGCGACATTTACACCGACGGCATGCAGCGCGTCGGCGCGGCCCAAATGGGCGAGGCGGTAGTAGCCGGTCTTATGTAA
- the leuC gene encoding 3-isopropylmalate dehydratase large subunit translates to MTDQTLYDKLWVAHVVRKNDDGTCLIYIDRHLVHEVTSPQAFEGLKLAGRKLWRVAANLATADHNVPTTERSRGIADPVSRLQVETLDDNCRDNGIVEFGMNDPRQGIVHVIGPEQGATLPGMTVVCGDSHTSTHGAFGALAFGIGTSEVEHVLATQCLILKKAKNMRVRVDGAIPLGVTAKDIVLAIIGHIGTAGGTGYAIEFAGSAIEALTVEGRMTVCNMAIEAGARAGMVAVDDKTVEYFRGRPYAPQGALWDKAAAAWHQLKTDVGAKFDREIVLPVSDIKPQVTWGTSPEMVAAIDASVPDPEKESDSTKRIGMQNALKYMALKPGTPIRDIVLDKIFIGSCTNSRIEDLRAAATVVKGKHIAKNITLALVVPGSGLVKRQAEQEGLDRIFKEAGFEWREPGCSMCLAMNADRLESGERCASTSNRNFEGRQGAGGRTHLVSPAMAAAAAIAGHFVDVRELS, encoded by the coding sequence ATGACTGACCAAACTCTCTATGACAAGCTTTGGGTGGCACACGTCGTTCGTAAAAACGATGACGGCACGTGCTTGATCTACATCGACCGTCACCTCGTGCACGAAGTGACGAGTCCGCAGGCATTCGAAGGGCTGAAGCTCGCCGGCCGCAAGCTCTGGCGCGTCGCTGCTAACCTGGCGACCGCTGACCACAACGTGCCGACGACCGAGCGCTCGCGCGGTATCGCCGATCCGGTATCGCGGCTGCAGGTCGAGACGCTCGACGACAACTGCCGCGACAATGGCATCGTCGAGTTCGGTATGAACGATCCGCGCCAGGGCATCGTCCACGTTATCGGCCCGGAGCAGGGCGCGACCCTGCCCGGCATGACCGTCGTTTGCGGCGACTCGCATACATCCACCCACGGCGCCTTCGGCGCACTGGCGTTCGGCATCGGTACATCCGAAGTCGAGCACGTGTTGGCGACGCAGTGTTTGATCCTGAAGAAAGCGAAGAACATGCGCGTGCGCGTCGACGGCGCGATTCCGCTGGGTGTGACCGCGAAAGACATTGTGCTCGCCATCATTGGTCATATTGGCACCGCCGGCGGCACCGGTTACGCAATCGAATTTGCCGGTAGCGCTATCGAGGCATTGACGGTCGAAGGTCGGATGACGGTATGCAATATGGCGATCGAAGCGGGCGCCCGCGCCGGTATGGTCGCGGTCGATGACAAGACCGTCGAGTATTTCCGCGGCCGACCGTATGCACCGCAAGGTGCACTGTGGGACAAAGCGGCGGCAGCGTGGCATCAACTCAAAACCGATGTCGGCGCCAAGTTCGATCGCGAGATCGTGTTGCCGGTGAGCGACATCAAGCCGCAGGTCACCTGGGGTACGTCGCCGGAAATGGTAGCGGCGATCGACGCAAGCGTGCCCGATCCTGAGAAGGAGTCGGACTCGACCAAGCGCATCGGTATGCAGAACGCGCTCAAGTACATGGCGTTAAAACCTGGCACACCGATCCGCGATATCGTTCTCGATAAGATCTTTATCGGTTCCTGTACCAACTCGCGCATCGAGGACTTGCGCGCGGCGGCCACGGTCGTGAAGGGCAAACACATTGCAAAGAACATCACGCTCGCGTTGGTCGTGCCCGGCTCCGGTTTAGTGAAGCGACAGGCGGAACAGGAAGGGCTCGACCGTATTTTCAAAGAGGCGGGCTTCGAATGGCGTGAGCCGGGTTGTTCGATGTGTTTGGCGATGAATGCCGATCGGCTCGAGTCGGGCGAGCGTTGTGCCTCAACGTCCAATCGCAACTTTGAAGGCCGGCAAGGCGCTGGCGGACGCACGCACCTGGTGTCGCCGGCGATGGCAGCGGCAGCGGCGATTGCCGGACACTTCGTGGATGTACGGGAGTTGAGCTAA
- a CDS encoding FimV family protein, whose amino-acid sequence MRYLKVKRLTGRLVLGAFLGLSPLSSFALGLGKLKVQSALNEPLKAEIDFTTIADNERRGLNVTLAPRADFEAAGAERLPFLSAIKFEVVKRPDGHYFLELKTEQPIEEPFLHLLLQLEWPGGRLVREYTALVDPPAYMVNKPAAVEVPTTPAEPPASVETVPPPETAPAPAATTETPTAPQPEPSVSTAAPAAEPTVQEVPAPAAQTEEAAPQPTDTGETVPSETPAATPESTPTTESSSAESTAPSASAGPHEVTVRAGDTVWAIAENVRADKQLTVEQVILAIFKNNPDAFFRNNVNNLRAGKVLKIPEREVIEALATVQARREFRAHYDSWQEYKLKLAAGSNTLKVNEESTAAASTAAPAATESATVVPAPEGQPKAADDTLKIVRGAADKNSAKAGGAEAVKDERTALADRASTLEESLESKQLENRELADKVGQVREQIKNEKRLIELDNQALAQQTQKPAETKAATTPEVAKTEPVPAPVAPAPEPAKAETLVKPAPVVPKPAPEPVAEKGFMTSLLEDVLGGSALPILGILFVVLGGGLLIVYLRRRQRSIAEFEESILASDAIATETPTGSGDTTGQAVTTGDTSFLSDFSKAGMGHMQTDEVDPIAEAEVYLAYGRDETAEEILKEAIVKNPDRQELKQKLLEIYHQRNDVNGFETLAEELYASLGGRGGKMWEKIEEMGRKLNPDNPMFRGGAPDRRTADKPASTEPVAAAADETAIFIPEAAASAAVEFSAASAPTQLVEPTAAGIDFEAPAEPADASFDFDLGESTPETVPTNEAADDLGVMDFSAGGDNVIDFESAKSEPVVAAASAELAVPHANDEEIKWELDAPMPETAVVETVEPSANGAGEQGQEAHWDETATKLDLAKAYIDMGDADGARSILDEVLAEGNEQQKKQAAELAAQIA is encoded by the coding sequence ATGCGTTATTTAAAAGTAAAACGGCTCACCGGCCGGTTGGTGTTGGGAGCTTTCTTAGGACTATCTCCGCTGTCGAGCTTCGCCTTGGGATTGGGCAAGTTAAAAGTCCAATCTGCGCTCAACGAGCCGCTCAAAGCCGAAATCGATTTCACTACCATCGCCGACAATGAACGCCGTGGCCTGAACGTCACGCTCGCACCGCGCGCCGATTTTGAAGCCGCCGGCGCCGAGCGTTTACCATTTCTCTCCGCTATCAAGTTCGAGGTGGTGAAGCGCCCTGATGGGCACTACTTCCTCGAGCTCAAAACCGAGCAGCCGATCGAAGAACCATTCCTGCACTTACTGCTGCAACTGGAATGGCCGGGTGGGCGTTTGGTGCGCGAATACACCGCCTTGGTCGATCCACCGGCCTACATGGTCAACAAGCCGGCCGCGGTAGAGGTGCCGACTACACCAGCCGAACCGCCGGCGTCCGTAGAAACGGTACCGCCGCCCGAAACCGCGCCGGCACCAGCGGCAACAACCGAGACGCCAACTGCACCTCAACCGGAGCCGTCGGTGTCGACCGCAGCGCCTGCTGCCGAACCTACCGTCCAAGAAGTGCCGGCACCGGCCGCCCAAACCGAAGAGGCGGCGCCGCAACCGACGGATACCGGCGAAACGGTACCGTCCGAGACGCCGGCAGCGACCCCGGAATCGACGCCGACGACGGAAAGCTCGTCCGCGGAATCGACGGCTCCATCGGCCTCTGCCGGTCCGCATGAAGTGACGGTGCGGGCGGGCGATACGGTTTGGGCTATCGCTGAAAATGTCCGCGCCGACAAACAACTGACCGTTGAACAAGTCATCCTGGCGATCTTCAAGAACAATCCGGACGCGTTCTTCCGCAACAACGTCAACAATCTGCGCGCTGGCAAGGTTCTAAAGATACCTGAGCGCGAGGTTATCGAAGCGTTGGCAACGGTGCAGGCTCGCAGAGAGTTTCGTGCTCATTACGATTCCTGGCAGGAATACAAGCTGAAGCTCGCTGCCGGTAGCAACACGCTTAAGGTGAATGAAGAAAGTACCGCGGCGGCTTCGACCGCCGCACCGGCGGCCACCGAATCGGCGACAGTGGTGCCGGCGCCTGAGGGACAACCGAAGGCAGCTGACGATACGTTGAAGATCGTGCGCGGTGCTGCCGATAAGAACTCGGCGAAAGCCGGCGGTGCCGAAGCGGTGAAAGATGAACGTACCGCGCTGGCCGATCGAGCCTCGACCTTGGAGGAGTCGCTCGAGTCGAAGCAGCTCGAAAATCGCGAGTTGGCCGATAAAGTCGGTCAGGTACGCGAACAGATCAAGAATGAGAAACGTCTGATCGAACTAGACAATCAGGCGCTCGCTCAGCAGACGCAGAAGCCGGCCGAGACCAAAGCAGCTACTACCCCGGAGGTCGCAAAGACCGAACCGGTGCCGGCGCCAGTGGCTCCGGCACCCGAGCCGGCGAAGGCCGAAACGCTGGTTAAACCAGCGCCGGTCGTACCGAAGCCAGCGCCTGAACCGGTCGCCGAAAAAGGTTTCATGACATCGTTGCTGGAAGACGTGCTCGGTGGCTCGGCATTGCCGATTTTGGGCATCCTGTTTGTCGTATTGGGTGGCGGCTTGTTGATCGTCTACTTGCGTCGCCGCCAGCGTTCGATCGCTGAGTTCGAGGAAAGCATTCTCGCTTCCGATGCGATTGCCACAGAAACGCCGACCGGCAGTGGCGATACTACCGGCCAAGCGGTAACGACCGGCGATACGTCGTTCTTGAGCGACTTCAGCAAGGCTGGCATGGGCCACATGCAAACCGATGAAGTCGATCCGATCGCCGAAGCGGAGGTTTATCTCGCTTACGGTCGTGACGAGACGGCGGAAGAGATTTTGAAAGAGGCGATCGTCAAGAATCCAGATCGCCAAGAACTAAAGCAAAAGCTGCTTGAGATTTATCACCAGCGTAATGACGTCAACGGCTTCGAAACGCTGGCGGAAGAGCTTTATGCGTCTCTTGGTGGGCGCGGTGGCAAGATGTGGGAGAAGATCGAGGAGATGGGCCGCAAGCTCAACCCCGATAACCCGATGTTCCGTGGCGGCGCGCCGGATCGGCGCACTGCCGACAAGCCGGCGAGTACCGAGCCGGTTGCCGCAGCGGCGGATGAGACGGCCATCTTTATACCGGAAGCCGCCGCGTCAGCGGCAGTAGAATTTTCCGCCGCCAGTGCGCCGACACAACTGGTTGAGCCGACAGCCGCTGGCATCGATTTCGAAGCGCCGGCTGAGCCGGCTGATGCGAGTTTCGACTTTGACCTCGGTGAGAGCACCCCGGAAACGGTGCCGACGAATGAAGCGGCGGACGACCTCGGTGTGATGGATTTCAGCGCCGGTGGCGATAACGTTATTGATTTCGAGTCAGCCAAGTCGGAGCCAGTGGTAGCCGCCGCAAGTGCCGAGTTGGCGGTTCCCCATGCGAACGATGAAGAGATCAAATGGGAGCTCGATGCACCGATGCCGGAGACGGCAGTGGTGGAAACGGTCGAACCGAGTGCCAATGGTGCGGGCGAACAGGGTCAGGAAGCGCACTGGGATGAGACTGCCACCAAGCTTGATTTAGCCAAGGCCTACATCGACATGGGCGATGCCGACGGCGCGCGCAGTATCCTGGATGAGGTACTAGCCGAGGGCAACGAGCAGCAGAAAAAGCAGGCGGCCGAATTGGCAGCCCAGATTGCGTAA
- the aroC gene encoding chorismate synthase has protein sequence MSGNTHGKLFTVTTAGESHGPAYVAIVDGCPPGLELSEADIQPELDRRKPGKSRHVTQRREEDKVKILSGVYQGKTTGTPIGLLIENTDQRSQDYSKIAERFRPGHADYTYQQKYGIRDPRGGGRASARETAMRVAAGAIAKKWLRVRYGTVVRGYLAQLGPIHCALKDWAAVEQNPFFCPDPAKVDELEAYMDALRKEGESIGARIDVIASNVPVGLGEPVFDRLDADIAYAMMGINAVKGVEVGAGFRAIEQKGTVHRDEITPQGFLSNNAGGILGGISTGQDVLVSIALKPTSSIRLPGHTIDVHGTPVDVITTGRHDPCVGVRATPIAEAMLALVLMDHALRHRAQNADVDSVTPVVPAQVPSK, from the coding sequence ATGTCTGGCAATACCCACGGTAAACTCTTTACCGTCACCACCGCTGGCGAATCGCATGGCCCCGCTTATGTGGCCATCGTCGATGGTTGCCCGCCGGGGCTCGAGCTGTCGGAAGCCGATATTCAACCCGAGCTCGACCGGCGCAAGCCCGGCAAGTCGCGTCATGTCACACAGCGACGCGAGGAAGATAAGGTAAAGATTCTTTCTGGTGTCTACCAAGGCAAGACCACCGGCACGCCGATCGGTTTGCTGATCGAGAACACCGACCAGCGCTCGCAAGATTACTCGAAGATTGCCGAGCGTTTTCGTCCCGGGCACGCCGATTACACCTATCAACAGAAATACGGTATCCGCGATCCACGCGGCGGCGGCCGCGCGTCGGCGCGCGAGACGGCGATGCGCGTCGCTGCCGGTGCCATTGCCAAGAAATGGTTGCGTGTGCGCTACGGTACGGTGGTGCGTGGTTATCTGGCGCAGCTCGGGCCGATACATTGCGCGCTGAAAGATTGGGCGGCGGTCGAGCAGAACCCGTTCTTCTGCCCCGATCCGGCCAAGGTCGACGAGCTCGAAGCCTACATGGACGCGTTGCGCAAAGAAGGCGAGTCGATCGGCGCGCGCATCGATGTGATCGCGTCGAACGTGCCGGTGGGGCTCGGTGAACCGGTATTCGATCGGCTCGACGCCGACATCGCCTATGCAATGATGGGCATTAACGCCGTGAAGGGCGTCGAGGTCGGCGCCGGCTTTCGCGCGATCGAGCAGAAAGGGACGGTGCACCGCGACGAGATCACCCCGCAAGGTTTTCTATCGAACAACGCCGGCGGTATTCTCGGTGGCATCTCCACCGGTCAGGACGTGCTCGTCAGTATCGCGCTCAAGCCGACCTCGAGTATCCGTTTGCCCGGCCACACGATCGACGTGCATGGCACGCCGGTCGATGTCATCACTACCGGCCGTCATGATCCATGCGTTGGTGTTCGCGCAACGCCGATCGCCGAAGCGATGCTGGCGTTGGTGTTGATGGACCATGCATTACGGCATCGTGCGCAGAATGCCGACGTCGATTCTGTAACCCCGGTGGTCCCTGCACAAGTGCCCTCGAAGTAA